One region of Qingrenia yutianensis genomic DNA includes:
- a CDS encoding CBS domain-containing protein — translation MLFLKVRDIMTNPAISVTGEDTVCEAARVMQAHNIGALPVVSEKNTVDGIVTDRDIVLRTVSRGKDACEMKVKDIMTTEVEKITPDTDIKDAVKRLGTDKIRRVPVIEKNELVGMLSIGDIATQSGFNAEIAEAICEISK, via the coding sequence GTGTTATTTTTGAAAGTACGTGACATTATGACAAATCCTGCCATTTCGGTGACGGGTGAAGATACGGTATGCGAGGCGGCGCGCGTTATGCAGGCGCACAACATCGGCGCACTGCCCGTGGTAAGCGAAAAAAACACGGTTGACGGCATTGTGACCGACCGCGACATTGTTTTGCGGACGGTTTCGCGCGGAAAAGACGCGTGCGAGATGAAGGTTAAAGACATTATGACCACCGAGGTTGAAAAAATCACGCCCGACACCGACATAAAAGACGCGGTGAAACGGCTCGGCACTGACAAAATCAGACGTGTGCCCGTGATAGAGAAAAACGAACTTGTGGGTATGCTCTCAATCGGCGACATTGCAACGCAAAGCGGATTTAACGCGGAAATCGCCGAGGCAATCTGCGAAATATCGAAGTGA
- a CDS encoding energy-coupling factor transporter ATPase, whose protein sequence is MHKLIKTENLTFWFEEEQNEENLILKGIDLEIKDGEFLCILGHNGSGKSTLAKHFNAIYLPRGGRVLVDGTDTKCEEKIWDIRQNTAMVFQNPDNQIVATIVEEDVAFAAENLGVAPEEIRKRVDYALEAVGMTKFKKHAPHLLSGGQKQRVAIAGVIAMKPKTIVFDEPTAMLDPIGRREVMKTIKRLNSEFGMTIVLITHNMDEAAMADRIVVIDDGKIVHSGKPRAVFADVEKMKSLGLDTPQVTSLVYLLRKEGIDIKSDILEVDECVEEILKLCQ, encoded by the coding sequence GTGCATAAATTGATTAAAACCGAAAACCTCACCTTTTGGTTTGAGGAGGAGCAAAACGAGGAAAACTTAATATTAAAGGGCATTGACCTTGAAATAAAAGACGGCGAATTTTTGTGCATTTTGGGTCACAACGGTTCGGGAAAATCCACGCTGGCAAAGCATTTCAACGCGATTTATCTTCCGCGCGGAGGACGTGTTTTGGTGGACGGAACAGACACAAAATGCGAAGAAAAAATTTGGGATATACGCCAAAACACCGCTATGGTGTTCCAAAATCCCGACAATCAGATTGTTGCGACAATCGTTGAGGAAGACGTGGCTTTTGCCGCGGAAAATCTCGGCGTCGCGCCCGAGGAAATCCGTAAGAGGGTGGACTATGCGCTTGAGGCGGTTGGAATGACGAAGTTTAAAAAACACGCACCGCATCTTTTGTCGGGCGGTCAGAAACAGAGAGTTGCAATCGCCGGAGTTATTGCAATGAAGCCGAAAACGATAGTTTTTGACGAGCCGACCGCGATGCTCGACCCTATCGGACGGCGCGAGGTTATGAAAACAATAAAACGCTTAAATTCCGAGTTCGGTATGACCATTGTGCTGATTACGCACAATATGGACGAGGCGGCTATGGCGGACAGAATTGTGGTTATCGATGACGGAAAAATTGTGCACAGCGGAAAACCGCGCGCCGTTTTTGCGGACGTGGAAAAAATGAAGTCGCTCGGGCTGGACACTCCGCAGGTGACGAGTCTTGTGTATCTTCTGCGCAAAGAGGGCATTGATATAAAAAGCGACATTTTAGAGGTTGACGAGTGTGTTGAGGAGATTTTAAAATTATGTCAATAA
- the argF gene encoding ornithine carbamoyltransferase — protein MEHLISLNDLTQKEIFDILTVAEKLKDENKKGITHHILDGKTLGMIFSKSSTRTRVSFEVGMYQLGGHALFLSSNDIQLGRGECIYDTANVLSRYLDGIMIRTFAHSDVIELAKYGQIPVINALTDYLHPCQVLADLLTIKEHKGTLKGLKLAYLGDGNNMANSLLYGCTKVGMNISVASPEKYTCPSEVIENAKNTAKETGVTVEITTDAKSAIKDADVVYTDTWISMGQEDQKAEKIKLFGGYQVNKELFSLAKDDAIFLHCLPAYRGYEVTEDVIDGKNSVIFDEAENRLHAQKAVMALLMGKEKTVEKYLK, from the coding sequence ATGGAACATTTAATCAGCTTAAACGATCTTACACAAAAGGAAATTTTTGATATTTTAACGGTTGCGGAAAAGCTTAAGGACGAAAATAAAAAGGGCATAACGCATCACATTCTCGATGGCAAAACGCTGGGTATGATTTTCTCGAAATCGTCCACGCGCACAAGGGTGTCGTTCGAGGTCGGTATGTATCAGCTCGGCGGTCACGCGCTGTTTTTAAGCTCGAATGACATTCAGCTTGGACGCGGTGAGTGCATTTACGACACCGCAAACGTGCTTTCGCGCTATCTTGACGGAATTATGATAAGAACGTTTGCGCACAGCGACGTTATCGAGCTTGCAAAATACGGTCAAATTCCCGTAATCAACGCGCTCACAGACTATCTCCACCCGTGTCAGGTGCTTGCCGATTTGCTCACAATCAAGGAGCATAAAGGCACGCTTAAAGGTCTTAAGCTTGCGTATCTCGGCGACGGCAACAATATGGCAAATTCGCTTTTGTACGGCTGCACAAAGGTTGGTATGAACATCTCGGTTGCGTCACCCGAAAAATACACCTGCCCGAGCGAGGTTATAGAAAACGCGAAAAACACCGCGAAAGAAACGGGCGTGACGGTTGAAATCACGACCGACGCGAAATCGGCAATAAAAGACGCGGACGTTGTGTATACCGACACGTGGATAAGTATGGGTCAGGAGGACCAGAAAGCCGAAAAAATCAAGTTGTTCGGCGGTTATCAGGTTAACAAGGAATTGTTCTCGCTCGCAAAAGACGACGCAATTTTCCTCCATTGTCTGCCGGCGTACAGAGGTTATGAGGTCACCGAGGACGTTATCGACGGCAAAAATTCGGTTATTTTTGATGAGGCAGAAAACCGTCTGCACGCGCAGAAAGCCGTTATGGCGCTTCTTATGGGAAAAGAAAAAACGGTTGAGAAATATTTGAAATAA
- a CDS encoding class I SAM-dependent methyltransferase, which produces MLLANEWSDYALIDCANGEKLEKWGSFTLVRPDPQIIWPQKQHKAEWEKCDAHYHRSKSGGGSWEYNKKLPGAWQIKYKNLTFNVKPMGFKHTGIFPEQAVNWDFIDEKIKNANRDIKVLNLFAYTGGATVAAAKAGASVVHVDAAKGMVLWAKENAVSSGLADAPIRYIVDDVIKFVCREIRRGNKYDAIIMDPPTYGRGPNGEVWKFEDELYPLIEKCMSLLSDNPLFMIVNSYTSNVSSTVVKNVLELSAKAKFGGYVTNDEIAIPVKNSGICLPCGAATRWISK; this is translated from the coding sequence ATGCTACTGGCAAACGAATGGTCGGACTACGCGTTAATAGACTGTGCAAACGGAGAAAAACTTGAAAAATGGGGCAGTTTCACCCTGGTGCGCCCCGACCCTCAAATCATCTGGCCTCAAAAACAGCACAAAGCGGAGTGGGAAAAGTGCGACGCGCACTATCACCGCAGTAAATCGGGCGGAGGAAGCTGGGAATACAACAAAAAACTTCCCGGCGCGTGGCAGATTAAATATAAAAATTTAACCTTCAACGTTAAGCCTATGGGCTTTAAGCACACGGGAATTTTCCCCGAACAGGCGGTTAACTGGGACTTTATAGACGAAAAAATCAAAAACGCAAACCGTGACATAAAGGTGTTGAATCTTTTCGCTTATACGGGCGGTGCAACAGTTGCGGCGGCGAAGGCGGGCGCGTCGGTGGTGCACGTTGACGCGGCGAAAGGTATGGTTTTGTGGGCAAAGGAAAACGCGGTATCGTCGGGGCTTGCAGATGCGCCGATACGCTATATTGTCGACGATGTTATAAAATTTGTGTGCCGTGAAATAAGGCGCGGAAACAAATATGACGCGATAATTATGGACCCTCCGACCTACGGCAGAGGTCCGAACGGCGAGGTTTGGAAGTTTGAGGACGAGCTCTATCCGCTCATTGAAAAGTGTATGAGCCTTTTGTCGGACAATCCGCTTTTTATGATTGTAAATTCCTACACGTCAAACGTGTCGTCAACGGTGGTTAAAAACGTTCTGGAGCTTTCGGCAAAGGCAAAATTCGGCGGATATGTCACCAACGACGAAATTGCAATTCCCGTGAAAAATTCGGGAATTTGCCTGCCGTGCGGAGCGGCAACGAGATGGATTTCAAAATAA
- a CDS encoding tRNA 2-thiocytidine biosynthesis TtcA family protein, with product MKKILSCARRAIEDYNMISDGDKIAVGVSGGKDSLILLNMFYHLKMFYPKKFDFMGITLDLGYSESDYSPVAEMCAQKGIEYKVVKTNIKQVVFDIRSESNPCSLCARLRSGAINSAAKENGCNKVALGHHNEDVIETFFLSLFYEGRINCFSPVTHLDRKDIYLIRPLIYTPESIIRGAAKRLNMPVCKNPCPADGYTKRQEMKEFVNEKDRLDHHFKDRIFNAIKTSGMEGWILPDKKQR from the coding sequence ATGAAAAAAATTTTAAGCTGCGCAAGACGCGCCATTGAGGACTACAATATGATTTCAGACGGCGACAAAATCGCGGTCGGAGTGTCGGGCGGAAAAGATTCGCTTATTCTTTTGAATATGTTTTACCATCTTAAAATGTTTTATCCCAAAAAGTTCGATTTTATGGGAATAACGCTCGACTTGGGATACAGCGAAAGCGACTATTCGCCGGTTGCCGAAATGTGCGCACAAAAAGGCATTGAATACAAGGTTGTAAAAACAAATATCAAACAGGTGGTTTTTGACATTCGCAGCGAATCCAATCCCTGCTCGCTCTGCGCGCGCCTCCGAAGCGGTGCGATTAACAGCGCCGCAAAGGAAAACGGCTGTAACAAGGTTGCGCTCGGGCATCACAACGAGGACGTCATAGAAACTTTCTTTTTAAGCCTTTTTTACGAGGGCAGAATTAACTGTTTCTCGCCCGTTACCCACCTTGACAGAAAGGATATTTACCTTATCCGTCCGCTTATTTACACCCCCGAAAGCATAATCCGCGGTGCGGCAAAACGGCTTAATATGCCCGTTTGCAAAAATCCCTGCCCTGCCGACGGATACACAAAACGTCAGGAAATGAAAGAATTTGTCAACGAAAAAGACAGGCTCGACCACCATTTTAAAGACCGGATTTTCAACGCGATAAAAACTTCGGGTATGGAGGGCTGGATTTTGCCCGACAAAAAACAGAGGTAA
- a CDS encoding GNAT family N-acetyltransferase, with protein sequence MVNAGFEIRNASADDAEMIQKITHEAFSSYVKLANIDGSIAALDESLDDIKKDIGEKIVLVAYINGEVVGSVRVAKTGDDTAYLSRFGVSPKFQNLGIGKALMNLVDINMRVLGVKKLYLHTGSKISSLVTFYYGRGFYVESTSTDRGYIRAQMCKEYK encoded by the coding sequence ATGGTAAACGCAGGGTTTGAAATCCGCAACGCGAGCGCGGACGACGCGGAAATGATACAAAAAATCACGCACGAGGCGTTTTCGTCATATGTAAAACTTGCAAATATCGACGGTTCGATTGCCGCGCTGGACGAGTCGCTTGACGACATTAAAAAGGATATAGGCGAAAAAATCGTGCTTGTCGCATACATCAACGGCGAGGTTGTGGGAAGCGTCCGCGTTGCCAAAACCGGTGACGACACCGCATATTTAAGCCGTTTCGGAGTGAGTCCGAAATTCCAAAACCTCGGCATAGGCAAGGCTCTTATGAATTTGGTGGACATCAATATGCGCGTTCTCGGCGTAAAAAAACTTTATCTTCACACCGGCTCAAAAATTTCGTCACTGGTGACTTTCTACTACGGCAGAGGCTTTTATGTGGAGTCCACAAGCACCGACCGCGGATACATAAGGGCGCAGATGTGCAAGGAATACAAATAA
- a CDS encoding aspartate aminotransferase family protein — MNYTLDEIIDIDKKYYMNTFGGRTKVAFENGEGIKLFSKNGEVFYDFMAGIAVNALGYGHKKYTDALKNQIDKLIHTSSLYYIENQAAAAKMLVEMSVFDKCFFANSGAEANEGAIKLARKYFYNKGIDKYEIISLKNSFHGRTVTTATATGQEKYRKPYSPLTPGFEYAEINNIGSVKEKITPHTAAVMLEFIQGESGVNVCTAEFIEGIKKLCAENNILLIADEVQTGMGRTGKMFAYEHYNIEPDIMTLAKALGGGVPIGALLAKDEIASAFTPGDHGTTFGGNPLCTGAAIAVMNIFKDEKIVENSAENGKYFMEKLKNLPQKFISEIRGKGLMIGVQFSSPIAGEIKAKLFENHILVGAVGGDILRILPPLIITKDEIDLFVNTLEKILTEEF, encoded by the coding sequence ATGAATTATACTTTAGATGAAATTATTGATATTGATAAAAAATACTATATGAACACGTTCGGCGGCAGAACGAAAGTTGCCTTTGAAAACGGCGAGGGAATTAAGCTTTTTTCAAAAAACGGCGAAGTTTTTTATGATTTTATGGCAGGTATCGCGGTTAACGCGCTGGGATACGGTCATAAAAAATACACCGATGCGCTGAAAAATCAAATTGACAAGCTCATTCACACGTCGTCGCTTTATTACATTGAAAATCAGGCGGCCGCGGCAAAAATGCTCGTTGAAATGTCGGTATTTGACAAGTGCTTTTTCGCAAACAGCGGTGCCGAGGCGAACGAAGGCGCGATAAAGCTTGCGAGAAAATATTTCTATAATAAAGGCATTGACAAATACGAAATTATTTCGCTTAAAAATTCGTTTCACGGACGTACGGTGACCACCGCGACCGCGACGGGACAGGAAAAATACAGAAAACCGTATTCACCGCTCACGCCGGGGTTTGAATATGCCGAAATCAACAATATCGGCAGTGTGAAAGAGAAAATTACACCGCACACCGCGGCGGTTATGCTTGAATTTATTCAGGGCGAAAGCGGAGTTAACGTCTGCACGGCGGAATTTATCGAGGGAATTAAAAAGCTTTGCGCCGAAAACAATATTTTGCTTATTGCCGATGAGGTTCAGACGGGAATGGGCAGAACGGGCAAAATGTTTGCGTATGAGCATTACAATATCGAGCCTGATATTATGACGCTTGCAAAAGCGCTGGGCGGAGGCGTTCCGATAGGCGCACTGCTTGCAAAAGACGAAATCGCGTCAGCGTTCACGCCGGGCGACCACGGCACAACGTTCGGCGGAAACCCTTTATGCACGGGCGCGGCGATTGCGGTTATGAATATTTTTAAAGATGAAAAAATCGTTGAAAACAGCGCGGAAAACGGCAAATATTTTATGGAAAAACTCAAAAATCTTCCGCAAAAATTCATAAGCGAAATAAGAGGAAAAGGGCTTATGATAGGCGTTCAGTTCAGCTCGCCGATTGCAGGAGAAATTAAAGCGAAACTTTTTGAAAACCATATTCTTGTCGGCGCGGTGGGGGGCGATATTCTGCGTATTTTACCGCCTCTTATCATCACGAAAGACGAAATAGATTTGTTTGTGAATACGCTTGAAAAAATTTTAACGGAGGAATTTTAA
- a CDS encoding glutamate-5-semialdehyde dehydrogenase: MSENCVEILGKKARQAEKFLNTVSQNLKNDALLSIADALVKNTEFILFENKKDVENAQANGISKAMCDRLALTSERIKGIADGVKKVADLPDPIGGADFMTKRPNGLVIAKRRVPLGVVGVIYEARPNVTVDTAVLCLKSSNAVILRGGKEAVNSNLALAKIMQDAISPLGFPDGTISLVPDTSRDSANAMMTANEYIDVLIPRGGASLINAVVKNATVPVIQTGVGNCHAYVDDECDFDMAVDIIVNAKTSRPSVCNALETVLINKNIDKSFYKKLEDALRAKNVEIRGCDECLKVFETAKKATEDDYKYEFLDYIIAVKIVDGMDEALAHIDKYGTKHSEVIITENYEKANKFLDSADAAAVYVNASTRFTDGGEFGLGAEIGISTQKMHARGPMGLNELTSYKYVVYGNGQIR; the protein is encoded by the coding sequence ATGAGTGAAAACTGCGTTGAAATTTTAGGAAAAAAGGCAAGACAAGCGGAAAAATTCTTGAATACCGTGTCACAGAATTTAAAAAATGACGCGCTTTTGAGCATTGCGGACGCGCTTGTGAAAAATACGGAATTTATACTTTTCGAAAATAAAAAAGACGTTGAAAACGCGCAGGCGAACGGCATAAGCAAGGCTATGTGCGACCGTCTTGCGCTTACATCAGAGCGCATAAAAGGCATTGCGGACGGCGTTAAAAAGGTTGCGGATTTGCCCGACCCGATTGGCGGTGCGGACTTTATGACAAAGCGCCCGAACGGTCTTGTTATCGCGAAAAGACGCGTTCCGCTCGGCGTTGTGGGCGTGATTTACGAGGCGCGCCCGAACGTTACGGTTGACACCGCAGTGCTTTGTTTAAAATCGTCCAACGCGGTGATTTTGCGCGGCGGAAAAGAGGCGGTAAACTCAAATCTTGCGCTCGCAAAAATTATGCAGGACGCGATTTCGCCCCTCGGTTTTCCCGACGGCACAATTTCGCTCGTTCCCGATACCTCGCGTGACAGCGCAAACGCTATGATGACGGCGAATGAGTACATTGACGTTCTTATTCCGCGCGGAGGTGCGTCGCTGATAAATGCGGTGGTGAAAAACGCGACCGTGCCCGTAATTCAGACGGGTGTGGGAAATTGTCACGCGTATGTTGACGACGAGTGTGATTTCGATATGGCGGTTGATATTATCGTGAACGCGAAAACAAGCCGTCCGTCAGTGTGCAACGCGCTCGAAACGGTGCTGATTAACAAAAATATCGACAAAAGTTTTTATAAAAAACTGGAGGACGCGCTTCGTGCGAAAAACGTTGAAATCCGCGGCTGCGACGAGTGTTTGAAAGTTTTTGAAACCGCGAAAAAGGCGACGGAGGACGACTACAAATATGAATTTTTGGACTATATTATCGCGGTGAAAATTGTGGACGGTATGGACGAGGCGCTTGCGCATATTGATAAATACGGCACGAAACATTCCGAGGTTATCATAACCGAAAATTACGAAAAAGCGAATAAATTTCTCGATTCGGCGGACGCGGCGGCGGTGTACGTCAATGCGTCAACGCGCTTTACCGACGGCGGTGAGTTCGGGCTCGGCGCGGAAATCGGCATAAGCACGCAGAAAATGCACGCGCGCGGTCCTATGGGACTTAATGAGCTGACGAGCTATAAATACGTCGTTTACGGCAACGGTCAAATCAGATAA
- a CDS encoding energy-coupling factor transporter transmembrane component T family protein, whose product MLNDITLGQFFPVDSPIHKLDPRVKIMSSLAYIIAVFFAKGFTGYLFVAVFTYSVILMSKVPLKLYLKGLKPLIFIIIFTSAINLFMTDGKIAQIGSVPLKFGIFKITVEGIDTAVKMTLRLIFLVAGTSVLTFTTSPIVLTDGIESLLSPFKKIGVPAHELAMMMSIAIRFIPTLLEETDKIMKAQASRGADFENGSVIKRIKALVPILVPLFISSFRRADELALAMECRCYRGGKGRTRLKTLKIAPIDYIACAFMLVFIVGIGTIALFVRV is encoded by the coding sequence ATGCTTAACGATATAACTCTCGGACAATTTTTCCCCGTAGATTCGCCCATTCACAAGCTTGATCCGCGCGTGAAAATTATGTCGTCGCTTGCGTATATCATTGCGGTGTTTTTCGCAAAAGGCTTCACCGGCTATCTTTTCGTTGCGGTGTTCACCTATAGCGTAATTCTTATGTCAAAAGTGCCGTTAAAGCTTTATTTAAAAGGGCTTAAACCGCTTATATTCATAATAATTTTCACGTCGGCGATAAACCTTTTTATGACCGACGGAAAAATCGCACAGATAGGCTCGGTTCCGCTTAAATTCGGGATTTTTAAAATCACGGTTGAGGGCATTGACACGGCGGTGAAAATGACACTGCGCCTGATATTTTTGGTTGCCGGCACGTCGGTTTTGACGTTCACCACCTCGCCGATTGTGCTTACCGACGGTATCGAAAGCCTGCTTTCGCCGTTCAAAAAAATCGGCGTCCCGGCGCACGAGCTTGCTATGATGATGTCCATTGCGATAAGGTTTATCCCCACGCTTTTGGAGGAAACCGACAAAATTATGAAGGCGCAGGCGTCGCGCGGTGCGGACTTTGAAAACGGCAGTGTGATAAAGAGAATTAAAGCGCTTGTGCCGATTTTGGTGCCGCTTTTTATAAGCTCATTTCGCCGTGCGGACGAGCTGGCGCTGGCTATGGAGTGCCGATGTTACCGCGGAGGAAAAGGCAGAACGCGCCTTAAAACGCTCAAAATCGCGCCGATTGACTATATCGCGTGCGCGTTTATGCTTGTTTTTATCGTCGGAATAGGCACGATTGCTCTTTTTGTGAGGGTGTAA
- a CDS encoding energy-coupling factor transporter ATPase: protein MSIRVENLVHIYSKGTPFEKTALDNVSFEIPDGDFVGIIGHTGSGKSTLIQHLNGLVKADSGKIYIDGEDITQKSVNLTKIRGKVGIVFQYPEYQLFEETVYKDIAFGPNNLGFSADETDKIIHEVIKLVGLKESVLNSSPFELSGGQKRRVALAGVIAMNPEILILDEPTAGLDPKGRDEILGQIKRLHDEKGITVVWISHSMEDVAKIAKNVMVMADGKLIMHASVDDVFKNAELLEKNGLSVPQINKVVRKLKEKGIDLGENIYTVEKAKNAVLNYIKGERNA from the coding sequence ATGTCAATAAGGGTTGAAAATTTAGTTCACATATATTCAAAAGGCACGCCGTTTGAAAAGACCGCGCTCGATAACGTCAGTTTTGAAATACCCGACGGCGATTTTGTGGGCATTATAGGGCACACGGGTTCGGGAAAATCCACGCTTATCCAGCATCTTAACGGGCTTGTCAAGGCGGACAGCGGTAAAATTTACATAGACGGCGAGGATATTACGCAAAAGAGTGTAAATCTTACGAAAATCCGCGGCAAAGTGGGGATTGTGTTTCAGTATCCCGAATATCAGCTTTTTGAAGAAACGGTTTACAAAGATATTGCGTTCGGACCCAATAACCTGGGTTTTTCGGCGGACGAAACCGACAAAATCATTCACGAGGTTATAAAGCTTGTGGGACTTAAAGAAAGCGTCTTAAATTCGTCGCCGTTCGAGCTTTCGGGCGGTCAGAAAAGGCGCGTTGCGCTTGCAGGCGTTATTGCAATGAACCCCGAAATTCTCATTTTGGACGAGCCGACGGCAGGTCTTGACCCCAAAGGCAGAGATGAAATTTTGGGTCAGATAAAAAGACTTCACGACGAAAAGGGAATTACCGTCGTGTGGATTTCGCACAGTATGGAGGACGTTGCGAAAATCGCCAAAAACGTTATGGTTATGGCGGACGGCAAGCTTATTATGCACGCGAGCGTTGACGATGTGTTTAAAAACGCCGAATTGCTGGAGAAAAACGGTCTTTCCGTTCCGCAGATTAACAAGGTTGTGCGAAAACTTAAAGAAAAAGGAATTGACCTCGGCGAAAATATTTATACCGTTGAAAAGGCAAAAAATGCGGTTTTAAATTACATTAAGGGGGAAAGAAATGCTTAA
- a CDS encoding epoxyqueuosine reductase, translated as MENSKVIAEAKKLGLDKVGFCSAKDFNQNFKSVIAAVFPYYTGKIDGANISKYCFGLDYHKVVARTLSRLADALGLNGFEIFCDIGKNDDRKIAHRCGLGFYGINSLIINEEYGSYFFIGYIFCNEDFEYSAPVNTVCKRCMACKNACPAGAVRGDFTIDADKCLSNVTQKKGELQCNEIAMIKENNSVFGCDICQDVCPHNKNAKKSHFDAFTKNLITKLEYEDLANLSNKEFLKKYGERAFAWRGKKVVERNLSYIKDGKSEK; from the coding sequence ATGGAAAATTCCAAAGTTATCGCCGAGGCAAAAAAGCTCGGTCTTGACAAGGTCGGCTTTTGCTCCGCAAAGGACTTTAATCAAAATTTCAAATCGGTCATTGCCGCCGTTTTTCCTTATTATACAGGAAAAATCGACGGTGCGAACATTTCAAAATACTGCTTTGGATTAGACTATCACAAGGTTGTTGCGCGAACTCTTTCCCGTCTTGCCGACGCACTCGGATTGAACGGTTTTGAAATTTTCTGCGACATCGGCAAAAACGACGACCGAAAAATTGCGCACCGTTGCGGTCTTGGGTTTTACGGCATAAATTCGCTGATTATAAACGAAGAATACGGCTCGTATTTTTTTATCGGCTATATTTTCTGCAACGAAGATTTTGAATATTCAGCGCCTGTAAACACCGTCTGCAAAAGGTGTATGGCGTGCAAAAACGCCTGTCCTGCGGGCGCGGTGAGAGGCGATTTTACCATTGACGCTGACAAATGCCTTTCAAATGTAACGCAGAAAAAAGGCGAACTGCAATGCAATGAGATTGCAATGATTAAAGAAAACAATTCCGTTTTCGGTTGCGATATTTGTCAGGACGTTTGCCCTCACAACAAAAATGCAAAAAAGTCACACTTTGACGCATTTACAAAAAATCTCATAACAAAACTTGAATATGAAGACTTGGCAAATCTTTCAAATAAAGAATTTTTAAAAAAATACGGTGAACGCGCGTTTGCGTGGCGCGGAAAGAAAGTTGTCGAGAGAAATTTGTCGTATATTAAGGACGGAAAAAGCGAAAAATAA
- the truA gene encoding tRNA pseudouridine(38-40) synthase TruA has protein sequence MRNLLLYLEYDGTNYHGWQIQPEDITVQKTVEDAVFKIFKEKISVTGCSRTDAGVHAKKYALSFFTECKIPAERVAVALNTALPYDVRALYCTEVGENFHARFDTVSKTYQYIINNGKYDVFMRNYCWTVKSALDIEKMRSSAKYFLGKHDFKSFMTGEKDVTVRNVFSLDITENGDFINIFISADGFLYNMVRIIVGTLKKIGEGKLDGEKIPEIILARDRSLAGETAPPQGLYLYDVKYEVSEILK, from the coding sequence ATGCGAAATTTACTGCTTTATCTTGAATACGACGGCACGAATTATCACGGCTGGCAAATTCAGCCCGAGGACATAACCGTGCAGAAAACGGTTGAGGACGCGGTATTTAAGATTTTTAAAGAAAAAATAAGCGTCACGGGTTGCAGCCGAACCGACGCAGGCGTTCACGCGAAAAAATACGCGTTAAGCTTTTTCACCGAGTGCAAAATTCCGGCTGAAAGGGTCGCGGTTGCGCTTAACACTGCACTTCCGTATGACGTGCGCGCGCTGTACTGCACCGAGGTAGGCGAAAACTTTCACGCGCGGTTTGACACCGTTTCAAAAACGTATCAATATATCATTAACAACGGAAAATACGATGTTTTTATGCGCAATTACTGCTGGACGGTCAAAAGTGCGCTCGATATAGAAAAAATGCGCAGTTCGGCGAAATATTTTTTGGGAAAACACGATTTCAAATCGTTTATGACGGGGGAAAAAGATGTCACTGTGAGAAACGTTTTTTCGCTTGACATAACAGAAAACGGCGATTTTATAAATATATTCATATCGGCGGACGGATTTTTATATAATATGGTAAGAATTATCGTCGGCACGCTCAAAAAAATAGGCGAGGGAAAGCTTGACGGCGAAAAAATTCCCGAAATAATTCTTGCACGCGACAGAAGTCTTGCGGGCGAAACCGCCCCTCCGCAGGGACTTTACCTCTATGATGTGAAATACGAAGTATCGGAGATTTTAAAATGA